In a single window of the Borrelia puertoricensis genome:
- a CDS encoding anti-CBASS protein Acb1 family protein — protein sequence MQTEIKGTNLYYFDEIKKRSNKICPLELYKYSLFFRNYIENPAEDALKNGIHLESLDNISESEIARLKRELKDALLNLIISYRFNGAGYILVLTRDELTELEEEVNSELPIGFKYLDFNLVKDLGIYDQYITYTVKEGNTSYSLVKIHKSRVIIFDNYDYILKRYIPCYSESFLLNIYLLEKIYTQIDKRIETHNFLFYKDEALVGLQDALSNATASLNSLTHRNNSNNGLFAGLFQRQRQDNNSISDLKSINDSLSREIERLKSSLNNEGIFYTSTTDASLEVIKYDLTYLKEALALVKAKIGADTKEPLTRSFNEQTKGLGNDGKGDRSNYYDFLKGIQEAVEIAVNIKLSRYFDLEMKFNSLVMLSEEERVDRDLKLIEFFGKYSELINKSVLSKDEISKLKEKLFSI from the coding sequence ATGCAAACTGAAATTAAAGGAACAAATTTGTATTATTTTGATGAAATAAAGAAACGATCAAATAAGATCTGTCCTTTGGAATTATATAAATATTCGCTTTTTTTTAGGAACTATATAGAGAATCCTGCTGAGGATGCACTGAAGAATGGTATTCATCTTGAAAGTTTAGATAATATTAGTGAATCTGAGATAGCAAGACTTAAAAGAGAGCTTAAAGATGCTCTTTTAAATCTTATAATTAGTTATAGATTTAATGGTGCAGGATATATTTTAGTTCTAACTCGTGATGAACTGACAGAATTAGAAGAAGAAGTAAATTCTGAATTGCCCATTGGATTTAAATATCTAGATTTCAATTTAGTTAAAGATTTGGGCATTTATGACCAGTATATTACTTACACAGTAAAAGAAGGAAATACTTCTTACTCTTTAGTTAAGATACATAAGAGTAGGGTAATAATTTTTGATAATTATGATTATATCTTAAAACGTTACATACCATGTTATAGTGAAAGTTTTTTACTTAATATTTATCTACTTGAGAAAATTTATACACAGATAGATAAGAGAATAGAGACACATAATTTTCTTTTTTATAAAGATGAAGCATTAGTTGGACTTCAAGATGCACTATCAAATGCAACTGCATCATTAAACAGCTTAACACATAGAAATAATAGTAATAATGGATTATTTGCAGGTCTATTTCAAAGACAAAGACAGGATAATAACAGCATATCTGATCTTAAGAGTATTAATGATAGTCTCTCAAGAGAAATCGAGAGATTAAAGTCAAGTTTAAATAATGAAGGAATATTTTACACTTCAACAACAGATGCATCATTAGAGGTAATTAAGTATGATCTTACGTATTTAAAAGAGGCATTGGCATTAGTAAAAGCTAAGATAGGAGCAGATACAAAAGAGCCACTAACTCGAAGTTTTAATGAACAGACTAAAGGTTTGGGAAATGATGGGAAGGGAGATAGATCCAATTATTATGATTTTCTTAAAGGAATACAAGAAGCAGTAGAGATTGCTGTCAATATTAAACTATCTAGGTATTTTGATTTAGAGATGAAATTTAATTCTCTTGTTATGCTTAGTGAAGAAGAGAGAGTAGATAGAGATCTCAAATTAATAGAATTTTTCGGTAAATATAGTGAACTTATAAATAAAAGTGTTTTAAGCAAAGATGAGATATCAAAGCTAAAAGAAAAATTATTTTCAATTTAG
- a CDS encoding DUF261 domain-containing protein translates to MRITQNNPNLVSEVRQWGCYFLSLHYYVSVFKKLQFSVLDINRNYHNFVKSGCMRSNCYILNPCAVLRRFDISASVRWEGPAYRCLDGEFEISEVKIKNTPGYHFIATNLSSVLYDSLSLKERGREYNVTSKRVFRKI, encoded by the coding sequence ATGAGAATAACGCAAAATAATCCAAATTTAGTCTCAGAAGTACGTCAGTGGGGATGTTACTTTTTATCTCTTCATTATTACGTATCAGTTTTTAAAAAGTTGCAGTTTAGTGTTCTTGATATAAATAGGAATTATCATAACTTTGTTAAGTCAGGGTGTATGAGAAGTAATTGTTATATTCTAAATCCATGCGCTGTACTGAGACGGTTTGATATCAGTGCAAGTGTGAGGTGGGAGGGCCCTGCTTACAGATGTTTAGATGGAGAATTTGAGATAAGTGAAGTTAAAATTAAAAATACACCAGGATATCATTTTATAGCAACTAATTTGTCTTCTGTACTTTATGATTCACTCTCTCTTAAAGAGCGAGGAAGGGAGTATAATGTTACGTCTAAACGTGTGTTTAGAAAAATATAA
- a CDS encoding Mlp family lipoprotein, translated as MNTELAKCTGENASQQKETFKQVVKGALNGGENLDNFKNQASSTCGSGG; from the coding sequence ATAAATACTGAACTTGCAAAATGCACAGGTGAGAATGCTAGCCAGCAAAAAGAAACTTTTAAACAAGTAGTAAAGGGTGCTCTTAATGGTGGTGAAAACTTAGATAATTTTAAAAACCAAGCATCAAGCACTTGTGGATCAGGTGGTTAA
- a CDS encoding tyrosine-type recombinase/integrase encodes MIYLKKKIKNLIKENELLREELLLITNPSKKQIITKPKTRFYLNDKTIRLVKRSIERLKSLDPISGWFVHLLSVTGCRGVEVQNIKLDQISKEKGSNNELLYSLRVNVAKKRRGVCIREVVINKDEFDAIMRAHKTYFEKKGMDARRTYLFQKSKIRFRDNKINIKKITEKFKELLIKGGFKERKSLHLCRNIFIATLKSRGYNAFQIKELMKYSSTSEIDNVYGLSSASKIQAYKDIKTSLK; translated from the coding sequence ATGATTTACTTAAAGAAAAAAATAAAAAATTTAATTAAAGAAAATGAACTCTTAAGAGAAGAACTGTTGTTAATTACCAATCCTTCTAAAAAGCAAATTATTACTAAACCCAAAACTAGATTTTATCTTAATGACAAGACAATTAGACTCGTAAAACGCTCTATAGAGAGACTTAAAAGTCTAGACCCCATTTCAGGATGGTTTGTACACTTACTCTCAGTTACTGGTTGTAGGGGTGTTGAGGTACAAAATATAAAACTTGACCAGATATCAAAAGAAAAAGGTAGTAATAATGAACTACTCTATAGCCTGCGTGTTAATGTTGCAAAAAAGAGAAGAGGTGTTTGCATAAGAGAAGTTGTAATTAATAAAGATGAATTTGACGCTATTATGAGGGCCCATAAAACTTATTTCGAAAAAAAAGGTATGGATGCAAGACGTACATATCTATTTCAAAAAAGTAAGATTAGATTTCGTGATAATAAAATTAATATAAAAAAGATTACCGAAAAATTTAAAGAATTACTCATTAAGGGAGGATTTAAAGAAAGAAAATCTCTTCATTTATGTAGAAATATATTCATAGCTACTCTAAAATCACGTGGTTATAATGCATTCCAAATAAAAGAACTTATGAAATATTCATCTACTTCTGAGATTGATAATGTTTATGGTCTCTCAAGTGCAAGTAAAATACAGGCTTACAAAGATATCAAAACTAGCTTGAAATAA
- a CDS encoding single-stranded DNA-binding protein produces MSGRLTRNCEVIYTSNSFPILKFTLANNRGVKKNNCVTRQAQFFDCVIFGARAESLAALLKRGVQVVLSGALSYSSWNDKRTGEGKSKYSILVNDICVLNSSIKTQDINENKLEDEFYEDIPF; encoded by the coding sequence ATGTCTGGTCGTTTAACAAGAAACTGTGAGGTTATTTATACTAGTAATAGTTTTCCTATATTAAAATTTACACTAGCTAATAATAGAGGTGTAAAGAAGAATAACTGTGTGACAAGACAGGCTCAATTTTTTGACTGTGTGATTTTTGGAGCTAGAGCTGAGAGTCTTGCTGCTTTACTTAAACGAGGGGTTCAAGTTGTACTTAGTGGAGCCCTATCTTATTCAAGTTGGAATGATAAGCGTACAGGTGAGGGTAAGAGTAAATACAGTATTTTGGTAAATGATATTTGCGTCTTAAACTCATCAATTAAAACACAAGATATTAATGAGAATAAGCTTGAAGATGAGTTTTATGAAGATATTCCTTTTTAA
- a CDS encoding DUF228 domain-containing protein produces the protein MSNVTQLVQQYEEKANSIKKLMKNPISDAGVFSNKVDFRDKNLHFANQGGTVTSSKDKLENYPVKGYPYKRGVKLVVENPSTSNNNPHYEPHVEVGGENDLYGICSDIDEFTGIATVIPITNNFQGYLVAKQNSGIKRKDKVKFDTNGELEKDSSSNGKINAYALSDAISLDGTTNKICIVNVAIYGNKSR, from the coding sequence ATGTCAAATGTAACTCAGTTAGTACAACAATATGAAGAGAAAGCTAATAGTATTAAAAAGTTAATGAAAAATCCTATTAGTGATGCAGGGGTTTTTAGTAATAAAGTTGATTTTAGGGATAAAAATTTACACTTTGCCAACCAAGGTGGGACTGTAACTAGTAGTAAAGACAAATTAGAAAATTATCCTGTCAAAGGTTATCCATACAAAAGAGGAGTAAAACTAGTTGTAGAAAATCCAAGTACTTCTAATAACAATCCACACTATGAACCACATGTTGAGGTTGGTGGTGAGAATGATCTATATGGAATATGCAGTGATATAGATGAGTTTACTGGCATAGCAACAGTAATACCTATTACAAATAATTTTCAAGGGTATTTAGTAGCCAAACAAAATAGTGGTATAAAAAGAAAAGATAAAGTTAAATTTGATACAAATGGTGAGCTTGAAAAAGATAGCTCAAGTAATGGCAAAATTAATGCCTATGCTTTATCAGATGCAATTTCACTTGATGGTACTACAAACAAAATTTGCATAGTTAATGTAGCTATTTACGGTAATAAATCTAGATAA
- a CDS encoding DUF1357 family protein encodes MEKDSDVNTEEVVIQTNDNSSSDKFKRISQEEFEEYMQLKEKVTREDERVNKLSINDRIARELANAEDRERVEKQLLLEAEKINEIDQLAKAHLSKHFDKDTLLSKGYSLKEIMQAQRRELVRKFVPKEQIKAISKLDNFEHLDGEILEQLVSLAKVNISMRKRAASNIDSKRGDIISKIENRISLLDSGFSPVNFDEFNISVANAYKDRIHEFYNLKEKKTA; translated from the coding sequence ATGGAAAAAGATTCAGATGTAAATACAGAAGAAGTAGTAATACAGACTAATGATAATAGCTCTTCTGATAAGTTTAAACGTATAAGTCAAGAAGAGTTTGAAGAGTATATGCAGCTTAAAGAAAAGGTAACTCGAGAAGATGAAAGGGTTAATAAATTAAGTATAAATGACCGAATTGCACGTGAACTTGCAAATGCGGAAGATAGAGAGCGAGTAGAGAAACAGTTACTCTTAGAAGCTGAAAAGATAAATGAAATTGATCAATTAGCAAAAGCACATTTAAGCAAGCATTTTGATAAAGATACTCTTCTTTCTAAAGGTTATTCACTGAAAGAAATAATGCAAGCACAAAGAAGAGAGTTAGTGAGAAAATTTGTTCCTAAAGAACAAATAAAAGCTATTTCCAAGCTAGATAATTTTGAACATTTAGATGGAGAGATATTAGAACAACTTGTATCTTTAGCAAAAGTAAATATAAGTATGAGAAAACGTGCTGCAAGTAATATTGATTCTAAGCGTGGTGATATTATCTCTAAAATAGAGAATAGAATATCATTATTAGATTCAGGGTTCTCACCAGTTAACTTTGATGAATTTAATATTTCTGTTGCAAATGCTTATAAAGATAGAATACATGAGTTTTATAACCTTAAAGAGAAAAAAACAGCTTAA
- the bdr gene encoding Bdr family repetitive protein, producing MGLAQRVITQQMVIAELTKAGIKRDIAIDLSYRYYRNELTYKDIEFLKENFDIKLKHLEDGISSVKDELNTKIDTKFNELDKKIDTVESNFNLKLEKVEALLQSEIQRVETTLKSDIRDLDNKIDELRIILK from the coding sequence ATGGGACTTGCTCAACGAGTTATTACACAGCAAATGGTTATAGCTGAACTTACTAAAGCCGGTATTAAGAGAGATATTGCTATTGATCTGTCTTATAGGTATTATCGTAATGAGCTGACTTATAAAGACATTGAATTCTTAAAAGAAAACTTTGATATAAAATTGAAACACTTAGAAGATGGGATTAGTAGTGTTAAGGATGAGCTTAACACCAAAATAGATACTAAATTTAATGAACTCGATAAAAAAATAGACACCGTTGAGAGTAACTTTAACCTTAAGCTTGAAAAAGTTGAAGCTCTCTTACAATCTGAGATTCAAAGGGTTGAGACAACTTTAAAATCTGATATTAGGGACCTTGACAATAAAATAGATGAGTTGAGAATAATCTTAAAATAA
- a CDS encoding Mlp family lipoprotein, translating to MNKINFILILLLLISSCEYEHGNATPKSRVKRNFEEQSEIQKTPEEASLREKLNETQKKNLDFLKEALGNDSIFNKILPVMMNLKNKERST from the coding sequence ATGAATAAAATTAATTTTATTTTGATTTTATTATTACTAATTAGTAGTTGTGAATATGAGCATGGAAATGCTACACCTAAGAGTAGAGTTAAAAGAAACTTCGAAGAACAATCAGAAATACAAAAAACACCTGAAGAAGCATCCTTAAGAGAAAAGCTAAATGAAACTCAAAAAAAAAACCTAGACTTTTTAAAAGAGGCTTTAGGTAATGATTCTATTTTCAACAAAATTTTACCAGTCATGATGAATCTGAAGAATAAAGAGAGGAGCACTTGA
- a CDS encoding DUF228 domain-containing protein translates to MTSKANPSKDELRSDHDTQTDFQMGDIDLSDTEDQELFKNLLQESQLQEDSTRSKRRSKRSTPILEETTEGKSLKEIILKLRKYFKSFDTQAAVFKAPTTFQDKNIRVDAISQSLSSSTDKLEEYPALGFPYKRAVKLKVETDTKKNDEVQVEVSDGNNMYGICVDIDPYTNVATILPITNNFTGYVIAQSSDSFKIGDKLDFNSNGEAVKSSNTSSVKINAIALSNKFTIQLTNDESKKSNDEYTLNLVKIALYGNKAIG, encoded by the coding sequence GTGACTAGCAAAGCAAACCCATCAAAAGATGAACTTAGAAGTGATCATGATACTCAAACTGATTTTCAAATGGGTGATATTGATTTAAGTGATACAGAAGATCAAGAGCTTTTTAAGAATCTATTACAAGAATCCCAATTACAAGAGGATTCTACAAGATCAAAAAGACGAAGTAAAAGAAGCACCCCAATATTAGAAGAAACTACTGAAGGTAAGTCACTTAAAGAGATTATCTTAAAATTAAGGAAATACTTTAAGAGTTTTGATACTCAAGCTGCTGTGTTTAAAGCACCAACTACTTTTCAAGATAAAAACATAAGAGTAGATGCAATTTCACAATCTCTCTCAAGTAGTACAGATAAATTAGAAGAATACCCAGCTTTAGGATTTCCATATAAGCGTGCAGTAAAGCTAAAAGTAGAGACAGATACTAAAAAAAATGACGAAGTTCAAGTTGAAGTTAGTGATGGGAATAACATGTATGGAATATGTGTTGATATTGATCCTTATACTAATGTAGCAACTATACTTCCTATTACGAATAATTTTACTGGATATGTAATTGCCCAAAGCTCTGATAGTTTTAAGATAGGTGATAAATTAGATTTTAATTCTAATGGAGAAGCTGTTAAATCATCTAATACCTCATCAGTCAAAATTAATGCTATAGCATTATCAAATAAATTTACAATACAACTTACTAATGATGAGAGTAAGAAAAGCAATGATGAGTATACATTAAATTTAGTTAAAATAGCTCTTTATGGAAATAAAGCCATTGGTTAA
- a CDS encoding DUF603 domain-containing protein, with protein MNRVKKSFDDYVVYFREGKLNNTGIAKELGVSRVNVGKMRRKWEALKDDPEYITGAAKLTICEDTLNNILFHASQSTAQARDLKSQFSMAKSMLGLEFINSFSRYLELELKTHNYKIEELESQISNLYKKTLSKKVAHSEEESRELEELKLKLDELKRERELKKMSLCYKTMLKLKATDTDVRSKLQI; from the coding sequence ATGAATAGGGTAAAGAAATCGTTTGATGATTATGTTGTGTATTTTAGAGAAGGGAAGCTTAATAACACTGGTATAGCAAAAGAGCTGGGAGTTAGTCGTGTTAATGTAGGAAAGATGAGACGCAAATGGGAAGCGCTTAAAGATGACCCTGAGTATATTACTGGTGCTGCTAAGCTTACTATTTGTGAAGATACTTTAAATAATATCTTATTTCATGCATCACAAAGTACAGCCCAGGCGCGTGATCTTAAAAGTCAGTTTAGTATGGCTAAAAGTATGTTGGGACTAGAATTTATAAATTCATTTAGTCGTTATTTAGAGTTAGAACTTAAAACTCATAATTACAAAATAGAAGAACTCGAGTCTCAAATTAGCAATCTTTACAAGAAGACTTTAAGTAAAAAAGTTGCACATTCAGAAGAAGAGAGTCGTGAGCTTGAAGAGTTAAAACTTAAACTCGATGAGCTTAAAAGGGAGAGAGAACTTAAGAAGATGTCACTATGTTACAAGACAATGCTAAAGCTTAAAGCTACTGATACAGATGTGCGCTCTAAATTACAAATTTAA